TTAGTTCTCTGAACAAAAAGTATCTTAAGCAATTGTTCCCCCTGGCTTTATTAATCAGGAATAAAACcagtttacaaataaagaaaatattaggccacagtttttgggtttttttttttgtggttttttttttgtatttttctgaagctggaaacggggaggcagtcagacagactcctgcatgcgcccgactgggatccacccggcacgcccaccagggggcgatgctctgcccatccggggcgtcgctctgtcatgaccagagctgctctagcacctggggcagaggccaaggagccatccccagcgcccgggccatcttttgctccgatggagccttggctgtgggaggggaagagagaaacagagaggaaggagggggggaggggggaagaagcagatgggcacttctcctgtgtgccttggccgggaatcgaacccgggacttccgcacgccaggccaacactctaccactgagccaaccgaccagggccagaccacagttttttttttgttttttttgtttgtttgttttttgttttttttttacagaggcagagatagacagggacagacagacaggaacagagagagatgagaagcatcaatcatcagtttctcgttgcgcattgcgacttcttagttgttcattgattgctttctcacatgtgccttgaccgtgggccttcagcagaccgagtaaccccttgctggagccagcgaccttgggtccaagctggcgagctctttgctcaagccagctgagcccgcgcaacctcagagtctcgaacctgggtacttccgcatcccagtccgacgctctatccactgcgccaccgcctggtcaggccagaccacAGTTTTAATACACAAAGatacctagcctgacctgtagtggcgcagtggatagaacactgacttggaatgctgaggtcaccagttcgaagccctgggcttgcccagtcaaagtgCATACTAGAAGCAACAAAAAGTCAATGCTTCCTGTTActcccctctgcctttctctttctctctctcactctcctctctctaaaatcaataaaaatgaattctttcaaaggcctcaccagtctcaacAGAGCTCATaaagtccctcagctctggttccctacCTGCACATCTTCTCTTCTCTGCCATCAAGGctttctctctgcaaaactggcttcttctctgctcttttcaaaacttcctCACGtgaaaatctctcctccagcacacatcagcaaggcaatggcccttcccaagcaggaaggtaatttgcaatttcacagacatataCTACCTGCCTGGCACTTGCCCAGTgacattttgtaacaataaaagtaagcagacttgaaaaatcacattttacaaactcatttgcccaatactTAGCCAATGGTATTTCGAAACATTGGCCAACAGCGGATGTCTGTCAAAGGCCCCTTTCAGGAAGGCACCAGCCCTGTGTGTCACCAGAAGTCCTTGGGCAAGGCAGCCCAAGAAGCACCTAAAAGGGACAGCAAGGGGCAGTGGATCAGAGAAGGAACAATGGCAGGGGCCTGGAGGGTACTCGTGCTGGTGGCAGGCTTGGCAGCAATGGCTTCTGTGGCCCAAAGCCAGCAGAGCCACAGGCAGATTGCCGCCCAGGTCTTGGAGACTATCAACGACGGGCAATCACAAGGACAGCCCCTGTTCCGCCTGGTGGACGTCATCCCACTGCCGAGTCCGGTGAGTGTCCACGGGCCCAGGCCAGGGAAGCTGTAGCATCTACCTTTTAGCAACCTGTGAGGACAGCAGGCAGGTAAGAATGCCTGGCTTGACTGACATTAGCTTTTCTTGCTATTATTACAATGTTTCTCCCAGTTCTTTGCCACTGGAAGGTAAGAAAGGACCGTAATCTCTGGCCGGACAGCTGGCTAGCTGGGAGACTTGGGCCTTTACCCAGGCGTGAAATGTGGAGTCTGGGAATCTAGCCTGCACCCAGGCCCTGGGCGTGAAGGAATCTACAGAGCTGTCtccaaggacagacaggaaagggactGGCCTCCCCAGGGGCGTCCAGTGTCCCCTTTCCTCCCCATCACCTCTCTTCTGGTAGCTGAGCGTGCAAGGCTGGTATCCTTATTCatatttcacagaagaggaaattgaggGGCAAAGACAGGAAATGACCCCTCAAGATCGACACCTATGAAGTGGTATCCTTAGTTTCCGAAAGCTCCGCACACCTTATATCTCTGCTGAGGCCACTTAGGAAGCCCCTGGTTTTGGTGGCAAGTGCAGACCTCGGCTCAGCCCCTTCCAGCTTATAACTGCGGCCTCCCTGTGCCTTTGCTCCCCCCTCTGTAAAAGGGAGATGGTCAGGAGTTTTCACTTGCTTCTTCTGTAGGATCCCAACACCAAGCAGCTCCGGTTCAGAATTAAAGAGACAGTGTGCCTTGCAGGACAGCGGAGGAGACAGACCCGACCGTGTGCCTtcaggaggggtggggtgagtCTCTCGGCCCAGGGACAGGATGTCCtatcctctctctgcctcaaggGTGGGGCTGTGCGTTTGTTCGCCTCCACCCACCTCACCTGGCCATGTGAAGTTTCACTGTAGAAGCCTTTTTAAAAACCGGTTTTTCCCTTATTGCTTTCTCCTCCTATAAATTATTCTCAATCCTTATtataaaagcaacacatgctaaaacttactaaaatgaaaaagagcaaAGCGGGACCATCATGCAACTAAGATGACCgcttttataaaattagaaaaaacaacATTTTATGATGGCAAATGAACAAATTgtggagaagcaaaataaaataaggtaaaaatgTCCCGCAGTCCTACTACTTGGGGACTGCCAACAGCCATGGGtgtgtcctcctctgtgtctttttttatgtacccacaaattttaaataaatggactCCCTTCAGGCATGCTAATTTGAGGATGGTCATTCCCACTGAGTAACTAACAAGAACATCCTTACCTTGATGATGGATGAGCATCTAGTCCTCTTGGGTTCTTCCCAGTGGTGGCCTCTCCCTGGCCCTGGGGTAGTCCTCAGCTTGCAACTCCGGTTTGGGAGGACGAGGGACATGCTGGGTGGGTTGTGGGGTAGGCACATTCAGCCAAAGCGCTTCCAGCCTCTGTGATCCCTGCCCCGCAGGAGGAGCGAACCTGTACCACCA
This window of the Saccopteryx bilineata isolate mSacBil1 chromosome 10, mSacBil1_pri_phased_curated, whole genome shotgun sequence genome carries:
- the LOC136314582 gene encoding 15 kDa protein B-like; the encoded protein is MVFRNIGQQRMSVKGPFQEGTSPVCHQKSLGKAAQEAPKRDSKGQWIREGTMAGAWRVLVLVAGLAAMASVAQSQQSHRQIAAQVLETINDGQSQGQPLFRLVDVIPLPSPDPNTKQLRFRIKETVCLAGQRRRQTRPCAFRRGGEERTCTTSFSTSESARAQGLSCISNKVAQRNNSATSAVAAASEVDLSQLPPNVREMYEKAKYDIISGILRNF